The bacterium genome window below encodes:
- a CDS encoding type II toxin-antitoxin system VapC family toxin, with amino-acid sequence MTQVLVDSSVILDIATRDARWFEWSRETLARVAEKSQLVINPIIFGEASVRYATIEEVESFLPSAEFRREPIPYDAAFLAGKAFVRYRRHGGSRRSPLPDFFIGAHAAVAGYQLLTRDATRIRHYFPTVKIISP; translated from the coding sequence ATGACACAGGTTCTCGTCGACAGCAGCGTCATTCTCGATATTGCCACGCGCGACGCGCGGTGGTTTGAGTGGTCACGAGAAACGCTCGCGCGCGTCGCGGAAAAAAGCCAACTCGTTATTAACCCCATCATTTTCGGAGAAGCTTCGGTTCGCTACGCAACCATTGAGGAAGTCGAGTCGTTTCTTCCGTCCGCGGAATTTCGGCGCGAACCGATCCCTTACGATGCCGCGTTTCTCGCGGGAAAGGCTTTCGTCCGCTATCGTCGTCACGGTGGGAGCCGACGATCGCCGCTGCCCGACTTTTTTATCGGAGCGCACGCGGCCGTCGCGGGTTATCAGCTTTTAACGCGCGACGCGACGCGGATTCGCCATTATTTCCCCACCGTCAAAATCATTTCGCCGTAA
- a CDS encoding NAD(P)-dependent alcohol dehydrogenase, protein MTAVNAWAAKAAKGPLVPFTYDAPALGPNDVEIDVTHCGICHSDIHVIDNNWHITDYPCVPGHEVAGRVAAIGDAVRHLAVGDRVGLGWQAGSCGACEWCVSARENLCPDSVATCVGHYGGYADRVFADARFAFKLPDALNSETAAPLLCGGITVYSPLRHYGITANMRVGVVGIGGLGHLAIRFARAFGCEVTAFSTSPAKEAEARDMGAHHFVPTHDAGALKSRRDSLDFILSTVHNALDWTAYIDALRPDGRLCLVGGPPEPVSFPSFALIGGQKSVSGSVIGGRARINEMLDFAARHGIGAICETMPLADVNAALTRVREGRVRYRMVLTR, encoded by the coding sequence ATGACCGCCGTCAACGCCTGGGCCGCGAAGGCCGCGAAAGGACCGCTCGTCCCGTTCACCTACGATGCGCCCGCGCTCGGGCCGAACGACGTGGAAATCGACGTCACGCATTGCGGCATCTGCCACTCGGACATTCACGTCATCGACAACAACTGGCACATCACGGACTACCCGTGCGTGCCGGGGCACGAGGTCGCCGGGCGCGTCGCCGCGATCGGCGACGCCGTGCGTCATCTCGCCGTGGGCGACCGCGTCGGCCTCGGCTGGCAGGCCGGGTCGTGCGGCGCGTGCGAGTGGTGCGTCTCGGCGCGCGAAAACCTATGCCCCGATTCCGTCGCGACATGCGTCGGGCATTACGGCGGATACGCCGACCGCGTCTTCGCCGACGCGCGCTTCGCGTTCAAGCTCCCCGATGCGCTGAATTCGGAGACCGCCGCGCCGTTGCTGTGCGGCGGCATCACCGTCTACTCGCCGCTTCGTCACTACGGTATCACCGCGAACATGCGCGTCGGCGTCGTCGGCATCGGCGGGCTCGGTCATCTGGCGATCCGTTTCGCGCGCGCGTTCGGCTGCGAGGTCACCGCGTTTTCGACGTCGCCGGCCAAGGAAGCCGAGGCTCGCGACATGGGCGCCCATCATTTCGTTCCCACGCACGACGCCGGTGCGCTGAAATCAAGGCGAGACTCGCTCGACTTCATTCTCTCGACCGTGCACAACGCGCTCGACTGGACCGCGTACATCGACGCGCTTCGCCCGGATGGCCGCCTGTGCCTTGTCGGCGGACCGCCCGAACCCGTGTCGTTCCCCTCGTTTGCGCTGATCGGCGGTCAGAAAAGCGTGTCGGGCAGTGTCATCGGCGGGCGCGCGCGAATCAACGAGATGCTCGATTTCGCGGCTCGCCACGGCATCGGCGCGATTTGCGAAACGATGCCGTTGGCCGATGTGAACGCCGCATTGACCCGCGTGCGCGAGGGGCGGGTGCGTTACCGCATGGTGTTGACGCGATAG